One part of the Trypanosoma brucei brucei TREU927 chromosome 4, complete sequence genome encodes these proteins:
- a CDS encoding UDP-Gal or UDP-GlcNAc-dependent glycosyltransferase, putative (UDP-Gal or UDP-GlcNAc-dependent glycosyltransferase, putative : curated by Mike Ferguson.) translates to MSPLKMRPTQARRRPRTADIAVILLLVMSLLIICCNLHRIHVVSTFLDENQAGVSQPIDEDEYLMFVPSNVAAVWKAQRFLAVLGIPSVDNSERSRRRDLQRQTCWKYSGVATRSNNFSGSLLPLYLLAPHQSNSYLISHSLKEEAARTHDIITLPTNDVSPSTRKKIGENGNWGIEAEVAMSRKTYLWLRFALHMFPNVSYIVKGDDDIFIRVPKYLADLRVMPRHGLYMGRYNYYNRIWRRNQLTYVNGYCITLSRDTAQAIISYKPLERLVNMPFSMWDYFDFLDLGMFYEDVMVGMILREKVVYRNLISVEMGRCHFHNAGKFGVKKSVRNMSVVIHHIQEADYEMLMDYFPEGVIPPAPSKLMWLNSNWAAMQCEFRLGRKREILPSFPFWRKRA, encoded by the coding sequence ATGTCACCGCTGAAGATGCGACCAACACAAGCGAGGAGGAGGCCACGTACAGCAGACATAGCAGTGATACTTCTACTTGTGATGTCACTCTTGATTATCTGCTGCAACTTACATAGAATTCATGTGGTATCTACTTTTTTAGATGAAAATCAGGCTGGAGTTTCACAACCGATAGACGAAGATGAATATTTGATGTTCGTTCCGTCTAATGTTGCTGCCGTGTGGAAGGCACAAAGGTTCCTAGCCGTCCTTGGAATTCCTTCTGTGGACAACAGTGAGAGAAGCAGGCGGCGTGACTTGCAGCGACAGACATGCTGGAAGTATAGTGGCGTGGCCACACGATCAAACAACTTTAGTGGGAGTCTCCTGCCATTATATCTTCTCGCACCACATCAGTCAAACAGTTATTTGATTTCACACTCACTAAAGGAAGAGGCCGCACGTACACATGACATTATTACACTACCAACAAATGATGTCTCTCCATCCACACGGAAGAAGATTGGTGAGAATGGAAACTGGGGAATTGAGGCTGAGGTTGCGATGAGTCggaaaacatatttgtggcttcggtttgctcTTCACATGTTTCCTAACGTAAGTTACATTGTGAAGGGTGATGATGACATATTTATTCGTGTTCCAAAATACCTTGCGGACCTTCGTGTAATGCCTCGTCATGGTTTGTATATGGGTCGTTACAACTACTATAACCGGATATGGCGGCGTAACCAACTTACATATGTGAACGGATATTGCATTACTCTCTCCAGGGACACTGCACAAGCCATCATTTCGTATAAACCTCTTGAGCGTCTAGTGAACATGCCCTTTTCTATGTGGGACTATTTTGACTTTCTTGATCTTGGCATGTTCTATGAAGATGTGATGGTTGGAATGATACTGAGAGAAAAGGTAGTGTACAGAAACCTAATAAGTGTGGAGATGGGTCGTTGTCACTTTCACAATGCGGGCAAGTTTGGTGTGAAGAAGAGCGTTAGGAACATGTCTGTTGTGATACACCACATACAGGAAGCCGATTACGAAATGTTAATGGACTACTTTCCTGAAGGTGTAATACCACCGGCACCCTCAAAGCTAATGTGGTTGAATAGCAATTGGGCAGCGATGCAGTGTGAATTCCGACTTGGacggaaaagagaaatcctaccttcttttcccttttggcgTAAGAGGGCCTGA
- a CDS encoding UDP-Gal or UDP-GlcNAc-dependent glycosyltransferase, putative (UDP-Gal or UDP-GlcNAc-dependent glycosyltransferase, putative : curated by Mike Ferguson.): MFVPSNVAAVWKAQRFLAVLGIPSVDNSERSRRRDLQRQTCWKYSGVATRSNNFSGSLLPLYLLAPHQSNSYLISHSLKEEAARTHDIITLPTNDVSPSTRKKIGENGNWGIEAEVAMSRKTYLWLRFALHMFPNVSYIVKGDDDIFIRVPKYLADLRVMPRHGLYMGRYNYYNRIWRRNQLTYVNGYCITLSRDTAQAIISYKPLERLVNMPFSMWDYFDFLDLGMFYEDVMVGMILREKVVYRNLISVEMGRCHFHNAGKFGVKKSVRNMSVVIHHIQEADYEMLMDYFPEGVIPPAPSKLMWLNSNWAAMQCEFRLGRKREILPSFPFWRKRA; this comes from the coding sequence ATGTTCGTTCCGTCTAATGTTGCTGCCGTGTGGAAGGCACAAAGATTCCTAGCCGTCCTTGGAATTCCTTCTGTGGACAACAGTGAGAGAAGCAGGCGGCGTGACTTGCAGCGACAGACATGCTGGAAGTATAGTGGCGTGGCCACACGATCAAACAACTTTAGTGGGAGTCTCCTGCCATTATATCTTCTCGCACCACATCAGTCAAACAGTTATTTGATTTCACACTCACTAAAGGAAGAGGCCGCACGTACACATGACATTATTACACTACCAACAAATGATGTCTCTCCATCCACACGGAAGAAGATTGGTGAGAATGGAAACTGGGGAATTGAGGCTGAGGTTGCGATGAGTCggaaaacatatttgtggcttcggtttgctcTTCACATGTTTCCTAACGTAAGTTACATTGTGAAGGGTGATGATGACATATTTATTCGTGTTCCAAAATACCTTGCGGACCTTCGTGTAATGCCTCGTCATGGTTTGTATATGGGTCGTTACAACTACTATAACCGGATATGGCGGCGTAACCAACTTACATATGTGAACGGATATTGCATTACTCTCTCCAGGGACACTGCACAAGCCATCATTTCGTATAAACCTCTTGAGCGTCTAGTGAACATGCCCTTTTCTATGTGGGACTATTTTGACTTTCTTGATCTTGGCATGTTCTATGAAGATGTGATGGTTGGAATGATACTGAGAGAAAAGGTAGTGTACAGAAACCTAATAAGTGTGGAGATGGGTCGTTGTCACTTTCACAATGCGGGCAAGTTTGGTGTGAAGAAGAGCGTTAGGAACATGTCTGTTGTGATACACCACATACAGGAAGCCGATTACGAAATGTTAATGGACTACTTTCCTGAAGGTGTAATACCACCGGCACCCTCAAAGCTAATGTGGTTGAATAGCAATTGGGCAGCGATGCAGTGTGAATTCCGACTTGGacggaaaagagaaatcctaccttcttttcccttttggcgTAAGAGGGCCTGA